The Streptomyces sp. NBC_00162 genome window below encodes:
- a CDS encoding asparagine synthase-related protein has protein sequence MRWLVGWSSIAASFGTAGRVFGRDSGRDSGHGPKHGSGQGGYPDTGYPGGGAPPHGGIADAAHADDPGADAERTVHPVGAQLLWGDPDPLWAVGDWRPDEIRTLTADPADPFTRLAVLGCCGATDAELRRALYAARGGALRHLTQWSGSYTAVVQAGRRITVVGDLAGARPVFYTPWASGTAYSTAALPLADLIEAQLDIGHLAALLACPDSPEALGDGTPYAGVRRIPPGHALILREGSREITGYEPVASLAVAGPQADPDRAVEGVREALVDAVRARLTAPRHAPDAAPPYDPGPVPGMGPADRRAARGAPAPGVGADLSGGSASATLALLAAGLPGAPGTLTSPAGARLLAVTFNDLATPQGREDELERARAIAADPRLHHVVVAAAEEALPYAELDGPLTDEPGPSLVFAARERRRLAAGSADHFTGHGARQVLDAHPARLADLLMDRRRRHLLRPVAALARSASASGESLLVPLTVYSAARRLARTTYRAGMEAAAARLREGGVTQRASGPVDASLAALTWSRPGPAAGWLTGEALAEVSIRLAAAAGRPPLSLRPGEARARAVLARHAADHRVFEQAVEVRSQRLHAPFLDNQVVRAARGLPESLRVQPGARAAILRTVLSSAGVRELPPGWGATAHTPNETATRLGLRAALSDLLALFTSPLLADAGLIDARVVQQALLDAADGRPVPLDGLAELVSMELWLHRLLARRGTCWTGTSAARRRAVPEGVPVHRPALS, from the coding sequence GTGCGCTGGTTGGTGGGTTGGAGCAGTATCGCCGCGAGCTTCGGCACGGCCGGCCGCGTCTTCGGCCGCGACTCCGGCCGCGACTCCGGCCATGGGCCCAAACACGGCTCCGGCCAGGGCGGTTACCCCGACACCGGGTACCCGGGAGGCGGCGCCCCGCCGCACGGCGGCATCGCGGACGCCGCCCACGCCGACGACCCCGGCGCGGACGCCGAGCGCACCGTCCACCCCGTCGGAGCCCAACTGCTGTGGGGAGACCCCGACCCGCTCTGGGCCGTCGGCGACTGGCGCCCCGACGAGATCCGCACCCTCACCGCCGACCCGGCCGACCCCTTCACCCGGCTCGCGGTCCTCGGCTGCTGCGGCGCCACCGACGCCGAGCTGAGAAGAGCCCTCTACGCCGCCCGCGGCGGAGCCCTGCGCCACCTCACCCAGTGGTCCGGCAGCTACACCGCCGTCGTCCAGGCCGGTCGCCGGATCACCGTCGTCGGCGACCTCGCGGGCGCGCGGCCCGTCTTCTACACCCCCTGGGCCAGCGGCACCGCGTACTCGACCGCCGCCCTCCCGCTCGCCGACCTCATCGAGGCGCAGCTCGACATCGGCCATCTCGCCGCCCTGCTGGCCTGCCCCGACAGTCCGGAGGCACTGGGCGACGGCACACCGTACGCCGGGGTCCGCCGCATCCCGCCCGGGCACGCGCTCATCCTGCGCGAGGGCTCCCGCGAGATCACCGGCTACGAGCCCGTCGCCTCGCTCGCCGTGGCCGGGCCCCAGGCCGATCCCGACCGCGCGGTGGAGGGCGTACGGGAAGCTTTGGTGGATGCCGTGCGCGCCCGGCTCACGGCCCCCCGCCATGCCCCCGACGCAGCTCCGCCGTACGATCCCGGCCCCGTACCCGGCATGGGCCCCGCCGACCGGCGTGCGGCCCGGGGCGCCCCGGCGCCGGGGGTCGGCGCCGACCTCTCAGGCGGCAGTGCCTCCGCGACCCTGGCCCTGCTGGCGGCCGGCCTGCCCGGCGCCCCCGGCACCCTCACCAGCCCCGCCGGGGCCCGGCTGCTGGCGGTCACCTTCAACGACCTGGCCACCCCGCAGGGCCGCGAGGACGAACTGGAGCGGGCCCGCGCCATCGCGGCCGACCCGCGCCTGCACCACGTCGTGGTGGCCGCCGCCGAGGAGGCCCTCCCGTACGCCGAACTCGACGGCCCGCTGACCGACGAACCCGGCCCCTCGCTGGTCTTCGCCGCCCGCGAGCGGCGCCGGCTGGCCGCCGGTTCCGCGGACCACTTCACCGGCCACGGCGCCCGCCAGGTCCTGGACGCGCACCCCGCCCGCCTGGCCGACCTCCTGATGGACCGCCGCCGGCGCCACCTGCTGCGCCCGGTGGCGGCACTGGCCCGCTCGGCATCCGCTTCCGGGGAGTCCCTGCTGGTGCCGCTGACCGTGTACTCCGCGGCCCGCAGACTTGCCCGTACGACGTACCGCGCGGGCATGGAAGCCGCCGCGGCCAGGCTCCGCGAAGGCGGGGTCACCCAGCGCGCTTCCGGTCCGGTGGACGCCTCCCTGGCCGCCCTGACCTGGTCCCGTCCGGGCCCGGCGGCGGGCTGGCTGACGGGCGAAGCCCTGGCGGAAGTATCGATCCGTCTCGCTGCCGCGGCCGGCCGCCCTCCCCTGTCGCTGCGGCCGGGAGAGGCCAGGGCCCGCGCGGTCCTCGCCCGGCACGCCGCGGACCACCGGGTCTTCGAACAAGCCGTGGAGGTCCGCAGCCAGCGCCTGCACGCCCCGTTCCTGGACAACCAGGTCGTACGGGCCGCCCGCGGCCTCCCCGAATCCCTGCGCGTCCAGCCCGGGGCCCGTGCCGCGATCCTGCGCACCGTCCTGTCCTCGGCCGGGGTGCGGGAACTCCCGCCCGGCTGGGGGGCCACCGCCCACACCCCGAACGAGACGGCGACCCGGCTGGGGCTGCGCGCCGCCCTGAGCGACCTGCTCGCCCTCTTCACCTCGCCGCTGCTCGCGGACGCCGGGCTGATCGACGCCCGGGTCGTCCAACAGGCCCTGCTCGACGCGGCGGACGGCCGCCCCGTCCCGCTCGACGGGCTGGCGGAACTCGTCTCGATGGAGCTGTGGCTGCACCGCCTCCTGGCCCGCCGCGGCACCTGCTGGACGGGCACGTCCGCGGCCCGCCGCCGCGCGGTGCCGGAGGGAGTCCCCGTGCACCGCCCGGCCCTGTCCTGA
- a CDS encoding MFS transporter, whose protein sequence is MGAAMRRIQAGNALTAFGIGFTVPFLYIYVAQVRGLGSMAATSAFVAFALGALVALPLTGRVIDRRGPVPVVMGAAVTASVGAMSLGLSTGLVPILLSALALGAGQAVMQPALATMIVWCSTPSTRTRAFALQFFMQNLGLGIGGLIGGQIVDETRPGSFTLLFGIEAVMFLVLAGVILTVKMPHAPVIKDATPKDPAQAGGSAWKRLLQHQAMVKLLVLGFVIFFACYGQFESGLAAFGTEAAGISPSTLGFALAANTGAIVVAQFVVLRLVEKRRRSRVIALVGLIWTVAWVIAGFSGLGHGSAMMAAAAFITTYALFGIGEAMLSPTLAPLVADLAPEGSVGQYNSAFALVKQMALALGPLGVPLGAGVPMLYIGIFIAVSLGIAWLALRLGKQLTPAQDNPSLSRVVAQGGPAAPAGPEGPAVVAKAADPVHA, encoded by the coding sequence ATGGGCGCTGCGATGCGGCGGATCCAGGCCGGGAACGCGCTGACCGCGTTCGGCATCGGCTTCACGGTTCCGTTCCTCTACATCTATGTGGCGCAGGTGCGAGGTCTGGGTTCCATGGCCGCCACGAGCGCGTTCGTGGCGTTCGCCCTGGGCGCCCTCGTCGCGCTGCCCCTCACCGGCCGGGTCATCGACCGACGCGGTCCCGTACCCGTGGTGATGGGCGCCGCGGTCACCGCCTCGGTGGGCGCGATGTCGCTGGGGCTCTCCACCGGCCTGGTGCCGATCCTGCTGTCCGCCCTGGCGCTCGGCGCCGGGCAGGCCGTGATGCAGCCGGCTCTCGCCACGATGATCGTGTGGTGCTCCACCCCGTCCACCCGGACGCGTGCCTTCGCCCTCCAGTTCTTCATGCAGAACCTGGGTCTCGGCATCGGCGGGCTCATCGGCGGGCAGATCGTCGACGAGACCCGGCCCGGCAGCTTCACCCTGCTGTTCGGCATCGAGGCCGTGATGTTCCTCGTGCTGGCCGGCGTCATCCTCACCGTGAAGATGCCGCACGCGCCGGTCATCAAGGACGCCACGCCGAAGGACCCGGCGCAGGCGGGCGGCAGTGCCTGGAAGCGGTTGCTCCAGCACCAGGCCATGGTCAAGCTGCTCGTGCTCGGCTTCGTGATCTTCTTCGCCTGCTACGGGCAGTTCGAGTCGGGTCTGGCCGCCTTCGGTACCGAGGCCGCCGGGATCTCCCCCTCCACCCTCGGCTTCGCGCTGGCCGCCAACACCGGTGCGATCGTCGTCGCTCAGTTCGTGGTACTCCGGCTCGTCGAGAAGCGGCGTCGGTCCCGGGTGATCGCGCTGGTCGGGCTGATCTGGACCGTGGCGTGGGTCATCGCCGGGTTCTCGGGGCTGGGGCACGGCAGCGCCATGATGGCCGCCGCCGCGTTCATCACCACGTACGCGCTCTTCGGCATCGGCGAGGCCATGCTGTCGCCGACGCTGGCGCCGCTGGTGGCGGATCTGGCTCCGGAGGGCTCCGTGGGCCAGTACAACTCCGCCTTCGCGCTGGTCAAGCAGATGGCGCTGGCGCTGGGGCCGCTCGGTGTGCCGCTCGGTGCGGGGGTTCCGATGCTCTACATCGGGATCTTCATCGCCGTTTCGCTCGGGATCGCCTGGCTGGCGCTGCGGCTCGGCAAGCAGCTGACGCCGGCGCAGGACAACCCGTCGCTGTCCAGGGTCGTGGCGCAGGGTGGTCCGGCGGCTCCGGCCGGTCCGGAGGGCCCGGCCGTCGTGGCCAAGGCCGCTGACCCCGTGCACGCGTAA
- a CDS encoding sigma-70 family RNA polymerase sigma factor — protein sequence MNVDGREEPLGGAGGEVGAGSLPARQVPAQREPGGRHAAPAGIGGELPPSDGDLIARMRGGDDGAYEELFRRHADSVRRYARTCCRDGHTADDLTAEVFARTLQAVRGGAGPDQSVRAYLLTTVRRVAAAWTKTARREHLVEDFAVFAEQASTGTEGGAGMSGLSGLSGDDTLELGADVRAMHEAEQSLAMQAFRSLPERWQAVLWHTTVEEASPSAIAPLFGLSANATAVLASRAREGLKQAYLQAHVSSALSEGGDCARYADRLGAYARGGLRMRAERGLRKHLEECAKCRLAAGELRDVNAGIPALLPVAVIGWFAAGYAAKAAGVVAGGAVAAGGAGAAAAATAGSTAGAGAAGGAAGAGAAGGASAAGGAGGAAGGAGSGAGAGGAVVSEGLGMPAKAAIAAGIAVAAAAGVVFALAGDDTEPQAQAKPAPSVAAPAVPNAPASPAPTAPEEEPPPARGSVPPRPQAKPSASAAPAPAPPSPSPSSSPSREKPSPAPSPSRTSAKPSPAPTPPAPKPAQGFQLARLGQSVYGDHDGPEIQTWRSSWVWQRWGLEVGDRRFGQGITVNSRSSVEITLNRQCTAFSARAGVDGLSMVTWGSPRTESGGGSVRFSVYADGQRLWQSAALGYGDPPTAVQVSLAGRKTLRLVTEKAGPGHLPALASWADSVISCR from the coding sequence ATGAACGTTGACGGGCGTGAAGAGCCACTCGGTGGCGCCGGCGGCGAGGTCGGGGCGGGCAGTCTGCCAGCTCGGCAGGTACCCGCGCAGCGCGAGCCGGGAGGTCGGCACGCCGCTCCTGCGGGCATCGGTGGTGAGCTGCCGCCGTCCGACGGGGACTTGATCGCCCGGATGCGGGGCGGTGACGACGGCGCGTACGAGGAGCTGTTCCGCCGGCACGCCGATTCCGTACGCCGCTACGCGCGGACCTGCTGCCGGGACGGGCACACCGCCGACGACCTGACCGCCGAAGTGTTCGCGCGGACCCTTCAGGCGGTACGGGGCGGGGCCGGGCCGGACCAGTCGGTGCGGGCCTATCTGCTCACCACCGTGCGCCGGGTCGCCGCGGCCTGGACGAAGACCGCCAGGCGGGAGCACCTCGTCGAGGACTTCGCCGTCTTCGCGGAGCAGGCGTCCACGGGTACGGAGGGCGGGGCCGGGATGTCCGGCCTGTCCGGCCTGTCCGGGGACGACACCCTCGAACTGGGCGCGGACGTCCGGGCGATGCACGAGGCCGAGCAGTCGCTGGCCATGCAGGCCTTCCGGAGCCTGCCCGAGCGGTGGCAGGCCGTGCTGTGGCACACCACCGTCGAGGAGGCCTCGCCGAGTGCGATCGCGCCGCTGTTCGGGCTGAGCGCCAACGCGACGGCGGTGCTGGCCAGTCGCGCCCGCGAGGGGCTCAAGCAGGCGTATCTGCAGGCGCATGTGAGTTCGGCGCTGAGTGAGGGCGGCGACTGCGCGCGGTACGCGGACCGGCTGGGCGCGTATGCGCGCGGCGGGCTGCGGATGCGGGCGGAGCGGGGGCTGCGCAAGCACTTGGAGGAGTGCGCGAAGTGCCGGCTGGCCGCCGGGGAGCTCAGGGACGTCAACGCGGGCATTCCCGCGCTGCTTCCGGTCGCGGTCATCGGGTGGTTCGCCGCCGGGTACGCGGCCAAGGCGGCCGGGGTGGTGGCCGGTGGGGCCGTCGCCGCGGGCGGAGCCGGGGCCGCTGCGGCTGCCACTGCCGGGTCGACGGCCGGGGCCGGAGCCGCCGGTGGGGCGGCCGGTGCGGGTGCCGCCGGTGGAGCGAGTGCTGCGGGTGGGGCAGGAGGGGCTGCCGGTGGGGCTGGGTCGGGTGCCGGGGCCGGGGGCGCCGTGGTGTCCGAGGGGCTGGGGATGCCGGCCAAGGCCGCCATCGCCGCCGGGATCGCGGTCGCGGCCGCCGCCGGGGTGGTGTTCGCGCTGGCCGGGGACGACACCGAGCCTCAGGCCCAGGCGAAGCCCGCCCCCAGCGTGGCGGCGCCGGCGGTGCCGAACGCCCCCGCCTCGCCCGCGCCGACCGCGCCCGAGGAGGAGCCGCCGCCCGCGCGGGGCTCCGTACCGCCGCGGCCGCAGGCCAAGCCGTCAGCGTCGGCCGCGCCGGCTCCCGCCCCGCCGAGCCCCTCGCCTTCTTCCTCGCCGAGCCGGGAGAAGCCGTCGCCCGCCCCGTCTCCGAGCCGGACCTCGGCGAAGCCCAGCCCCGCCCCCACACCGCCCGCGCCGAAGCCGGCCCAGGGGTTCCAGCTGGCCCGGCTCGGTCAGTCGGTCTACGGGGACCACGACGGCCCGGAGATCCAGACCTGGCGCAGCAGCTGGGTGTGGCAGCGCTGGGGCCTGGAGGTGGGAGACAGGCGGTTCGGGCAGGGGATCACCGTGAACTCCCGTTCCTCCGTGGAGATCACCCTCAACCGGCAGTGCACCGCCTTCTCGGCGCGCGCCGGGGTGGACGGCCTGTCGATGGTCACCTGGGGGTCCCCCCGGACGGAGTCCGGGGGAGGCTCGGTGCGGTTCTCCGTGTACGCCGACGGGCAACGGCTGTGGCAGTCCGCGGCCCTCGGGTACGGGGATCCGCCGACGGCCGTGCAGGTCTCGCTGGCCGGGCGCAAGACGCTGCGCCTGGTGACGGAGAAGGCCGGTCCGGGCCACCTGCCCGCGCTGGCGAGCTGGGCCGACTCGGTGATCAGCTGCCGCTGA
- a CDS encoding MarR family winged helix-turn-helix transcriptional regulator yields MGDTPDGTTPVHEPSLDEQIAVYQREFQDLDPQVEKVVSALSRLNRRMNVAYGRQTAALGISNAEWEVLKALVISGAPYRMGPSELAKQLGLTPAAMTHRIDRMTAEGLVTRERDESNRVRVIVELTDEGRSKWLDAMRAATVFEEDLLQDLSTAERGVLGDMLTRLLDRVEDLQSPS; encoded by the coding sequence ATGGGTGACACCCCCGACGGCACTACGCCCGTCCACGAACCGAGCCTCGATGAGCAGATCGCCGTCTACCAGCGCGAGTTCCAGGACCTCGACCCCCAGGTCGAGAAGGTGGTCTCGGCCCTCAGCCGCCTGAACCGCCGTATGAACGTCGCGTACGGACGCCAGACCGCGGCCCTGGGCATCAGCAACGCCGAGTGGGAGGTCCTCAAGGCCCTCGTCATCTCGGGAGCCCCGTACCGGATGGGCCCGAGCGAACTCGCGAAGCAGCTGGGCCTCACGCCGGCGGCGATGACCCACCGGATCGACCGCATGACGGCGGAAGGACTGGTCACGCGCGAGCGCGACGAGTCCAACCGGGTCCGCGTGATCGTGGAGCTCACCGACGAGGGCCGCAGCAAGTGGCTGGACGCGATGCGCGCGGCCACGGTCTTCGAGGAGGACCTCCTCCAGGACCTCTCCACCGCGGAGCGCGGGGTGCTCGGCGACATGCTCACCCGGCTGCTGGACCGTGTGGAAGACCTCCAGTCACCCAGCTGA
- a CDS encoding NAD(P)/FAD-dependent oxidoreductase — protein MVKAANSRGAAPGTPPRTRILVVGGGYVGMYTALRLQRKLRSDEAEVTVVTPEPYMTYQPFLPEAAAGSISPRHVVVPLRRVLDKCRIVIGEARRIDHSKRTATVTTLATDEEGTGATEIEYDELVLAPGSISRTLPIPGLADYGIGFKTVEEAIGLRNHVIEQMDIASSTRDPALRDAALTFVFVGGGYAGVEALGELEDMARYAARYYHNIKPEDMKWVLVEASDRILPEVGPEMGVYTIRELRRRNIDLRLETRLDSCENRVAVLSDGARFPTRTIVWTAGVKPHPILSASDLPKNERGRLACTAFLTVEGVEHAWAAGDAAAVPDITAPEPGRECAPNAQHALRQAKVLADNLIAALRDEVLTEYAHKYAGSVASLGLHKGVAHIYGRKIKGYPAWFMHRAYHLSRVPTFNRKMRVLAEWTLSGLFKREIVSLGSLEHPRAEFELAAGGGPKEPPPNPAPNPPQDSQG, from the coding sequence ATGGTGAAGGCTGCTAACTCCCGGGGCGCGGCCCCCGGTACCCCGCCCCGCACCCGCATCCTGGTCGTCGGCGGCGGCTACGTCGGCATGTACACGGCCCTTCGGCTCCAGCGAAAGCTGAGATCCGACGAAGCCGAGGTCACGGTGGTCACCCCCGAGCCCTACATGACCTACCAGCCCTTCCTGCCCGAAGCGGCGGCCGGTTCGATCTCGCCCCGCCATGTCGTGGTCCCGCTCCGCCGCGTCCTCGACAAATGCCGCATCGTCATCGGCGAGGCCCGGCGCATCGACCACTCCAAGCGCACCGCCACCGTCACCACCCTCGCCACCGACGAGGAGGGCACCGGCGCCACCGAGATCGAGTACGACGAACTCGTCCTCGCCCCCGGCTCCATCTCGCGCACCCTGCCCATCCCGGGACTCGCCGACTACGGCATCGGGTTCAAGACCGTCGAAGAGGCCATCGGCCTGCGCAACCACGTCATCGAACAGATGGACATCGCCTCCTCCACCCGCGACCCCGCCCTCCGCGACGCCGCCCTCACCTTCGTCTTCGTCGGCGGCGGCTACGCGGGCGTCGAGGCGCTCGGCGAACTCGAGGACATGGCCCGCTACGCCGCGCGGTACTACCACAACATCAAGCCCGAGGACATGAAATGGGTGCTGGTCGAGGCCAGCGACCGGATCCTCCCTGAAGTCGGCCCCGAGATGGGCGTCTACACGATCCGCGAACTGCGCCGCCGCAACATCGACCTCCGCCTGGAGACCCGGCTCGACTCCTGCGAGAACCGCGTCGCCGTCCTCAGCGACGGCGCCCGCTTCCCCACCCGCACCATCGTGTGGACCGCCGGCGTCAAACCCCACCCGATCCTCAGCGCCTCCGACCTCCCCAAGAACGAGCGCGGCCGCCTGGCCTGCACCGCCTTCCTCACCGTCGAGGGGGTGGAGCACGCCTGGGCCGCCGGCGACGCCGCGGCCGTTCCCGACATCACGGCCCCCGAGCCCGGCCGCGAATGCGCCCCCAACGCCCAGCACGCGCTGCGCCAGGCCAAGGTCCTCGCCGACAACCTCATCGCCGCCCTGCGCGACGAAGTCCTCACGGAGTACGCCCACAAGTACGCCGGTTCCGTCGCCTCCCTCGGTCTCCACAAGGGCGTCGCGCACATCTATGGCCGCAAGATCAAGGGCTACCCCGCCTGGTTCATGCACCGCGCCTACCACCTCAGCCGCGTCCCCACCTTCAACCGCAAGATGCGCGTCCTCGCGGAATGGACCCTCTCCGGTCTTTTCAAGCGGGAGATCGTCTCCCTAGGCTCACTCGAACACCCCAGGGCAGAATTCGAACTCGCCGCAGGAGGCGGACCCAAGGAACCCCCGCCGAACCCGGCTCCCAACCCCCCGCAGGACAGCCAGGGCTGA
- a CDS encoding TetR/AcrR family transcriptional regulator, translated as MNISDFHGSATALSVESNGRGIAGGSTTHGVGRSTPLRVDAQRNLEHVLRAAREVFGELGYGAPMEDVARRARVGVGTVYRRFPSKDVLVRRIAEEETARLTEQAKAALGQEEEPWQALSRFLRTSVASGAGRLLPPQVLRVGSASEDGAEETEAARVPHQRQAVTAGGAPELRVVGARPASEDEPSEDSGAGALLEVVGRLVDRAREAGALRTDVTVADVLLVIATAAPALPDPAHQAAASTRLLDILLEGLRSRTM; from the coding sequence ATGAACATTTCCGATTTCCATGGCTCTGCGACCGCGCTCTCGGTCGAGAGCAACGGTCGCGGTATCGCGGGCGGCAGCACCACGCACGGTGTGGGCCGGTCCACGCCGCTGCGCGTCGATGCCCAGCGCAATCTGGAGCACGTGCTGCGCGCGGCACGCGAGGTCTTCGGCGAGCTGGGCTACGGGGCTCCGATGGAGGACGTGGCGCGGCGCGCGCGGGTCGGCGTAGGCACGGTGTACCGGCGGTTCCCGAGCAAGGACGTGCTGGTCCGGCGGATAGCCGAGGAAGAGACCGCACGGCTGACCGAGCAGGCCAAGGCCGCGCTGGGCCAGGAGGAGGAGCCGTGGCAGGCGCTGTCGCGCTTCCTTCGCACCTCCGTGGCCTCGGGCGCGGGGCGGCTGCTGCCGCCGCAGGTGCTCCGGGTGGGCTCGGCGAGCGAGGACGGCGCCGAGGAGACCGAGGCGGCGCGGGTTCCGCACCAGCGTCAGGCCGTCACGGCCGGCGGGGCTCCCGAGCTGCGCGTCGTGGGCGCCCGGCCCGCGAGCGAGGACGAGCCTTCGGAGGACTCGGGCGCGGGTGCGCTGCTCGAGGTCGTCGGCCGGCTGGTCGACCGTGCCCGGGAGGCCGGTGCGCTGCGCACCGACGTCACGGTGGCCGATGTGCTGCTGGTGATAGCGACGGCGGCGCCCGCGCTGCCCGACCCGGCGCACCAGGCGGCGGCTTCGACACGGCTGCTCGACATCCTGCTCGAAGGGCTGCGGTCCCGGACGATGTGA
- a CDS encoding ATP-binding SpoIIE family protein phosphatase: protein MNFTRWSARFPGTQRRAAARSEHAAAQAKRGEGSVPAARGGRADPGTERSTPAADGCPADPTVSGTGSGSGTTPAIAPAPRTGVHPATAPPPSPDELSVREVLGRLPALVALVHGPEHRVAYVNDAYTAGFGTRTPGAPAHEALPELGELGLLPLLDQVQRSGKPRTAKNRTTPGGTHSYTVTCTPVEFPKTGTRGDQDPHHTGVLIHLADVTDHAEAVERLRASERRQREAAVTLQRSLLPQELEQPDDLRVAATYQPGGTEAAVGGDWYDVITLGAGRTALVIGDVMGRGVRAAAVMGQLRTAVRAYARLDLPPHEVLQLLDGLAAEIDASQIATCVYAVHDPNEGLLAYASAGHLPILVRDEDGTVRRAADPTGPPLGTGGWLHTSGTIALGPGSTAVLYTDGLVERRGEDIDEGVAALERALSGAQGTPAVICDRLMRALGVDADHDDDVAVMVLQQPARTGADAELFHNAALELLGGIEAAPRARAFAQGVLTSWRFPVELCDLGVLAASELVANSLQHGTPPMRLRLRRTDRRLIIEVTDGDDHLPRRRRAEPADETGRGISIVATIASSWGTRRTPGGGKAVWCEFALPDKQADK from the coding sequence GTGAACTTCACGCGCTGGAGCGCCCGGTTTCCCGGAACGCAGCGCCGCGCAGCCGCCCGGTCCGAACACGCCGCCGCCCAGGCCAAGCGGGGTGAAGGCTCGGTCCCGGCAGCCCGCGGCGGCCGCGCCGACCCCGGAACCGAGCGGTCCACGCCCGCCGCCGACGGCTGCCCGGCCGACCCCACGGTCTCCGGCACCGGCAGCGGCTCCGGCACCACCCCGGCCATCGCCCCCGCCCCGCGGACCGGTGTCCACCCCGCGACGGCCCCGCCGCCCTCCCCCGACGAGCTCTCCGTACGCGAGGTCCTCGGCCGGCTCCCCGCCCTGGTCGCCCTCGTCCACGGCCCCGAGCACCGCGTCGCCTACGTCAACGACGCCTACACAGCCGGCTTCGGCACCCGCACCCCGGGCGCCCCCGCGCACGAGGCCCTCCCCGAACTCGGCGAGCTCGGCCTCCTCCCGCTCCTCGACCAGGTCCAGCGCAGCGGCAAGCCCCGTACCGCCAAGAACCGCACCACACCGGGCGGCACCCACTCGTACACCGTCACCTGCACCCCGGTGGAGTTCCCCAAGACCGGCACCCGCGGCGATCAGGATCCCCACCACACCGGGGTCCTGATCCACCTCGCCGACGTCACCGACCACGCCGAGGCCGTCGAACGCCTCCGCGCCAGCGAGCGCCGCCAGCGCGAAGCCGCCGTCACCCTCCAGCGCTCCCTCCTCCCGCAGGAGCTCGAACAGCCCGACGACCTGCGCGTCGCCGCCACCTATCAGCCCGGCGGCACCGAGGCGGCCGTCGGCGGCGACTGGTACGACGTCATCACCCTCGGCGCCGGCCGCACCGCCCTCGTCATCGGCGACGTCATGGGCCGCGGGGTCCGCGCCGCCGCCGTCATGGGCCAGCTGCGCACCGCCGTCCGCGCGTACGCCCGCCTCGACCTGCCCCCGCACGAGGTGCTCCAGCTCCTCGACGGCCTCGCCGCCGAAATCGACGCCAGCCAGATCGCCACCTGCGTCTACGCCGTCCACGACCCCAATGAGGGCCTGCTCGCCTACGCCTCCGCCGGCCACCTTCCGATCCTGGTCCGCGACGAGGACGGCACCGTACGCAGAGCCGCCGACCCCACCGGCCCGCCGCTCGGCACCGGCGGCTGGCTCCACACCTCCGGCACCATCGCCCTGGGCCCCGGCTCCACCGCCGTCCTCTACACCGACGGCCTGGTCGAACGCCGCGGCGAGGACATCGACGAAGGCGTCGCCGCCCTCGAACGCGCCCTCTCCGGCGCGCAGGGCACCCCGGCCGTCATCTGCGACCGCCTGATGCGCGCCCTCGGAGTCGACGCCGACCACGACGACGACGTCGCCGTAATGGTCCTCCAGCAGCCCGCCCGCACCGGCGCGGACGCCGAGCTCTTCCACAACGCCGCCCTGGAACTCCTCGGCGGCATCGAGGCCGCCCCCCGCGCCCGCGCTTTCGCCCAGGGAGTCCTCACTTCCTGGCGCTTCCCCGTGGAGCTGTGCGACCTCGGAGTCCTGGCCGCGAGCGAGCTCGTCGCGAACTCCCTCCAGCACGGCACCCCGCCCATGCGCCTCCGGCTGCGCCGCACCGACCGCCGCCTGATCATCGAGGTCACCGACGGGGACGACCACCTCCCGCGCCGCCGCCGCGCCGAACCGGCCGACGAGACCGGCCGCGGCATCTCGATCGTCGCCACCATCGCCTCGTCCTGGGGCACCCGCCGCACCCCGGGCGGCGGCAAGGCCGTCTGGTGCGAGTTCGCGCTGCCGGACAAGCAGGCAGACAAGTAG